Genomic DNA from Pelosinus sp. IPA-1:
GCCGACCAATACCGAACCCTATTAAGATCCGGCACCAGTCTTGGCTCAACCATTACGAACCCTTTACACTATATAGTATGGCTTAAAAAGAGAAGCAAATACGTGGGTATTACTGGAAAAAAGATTGTGTTTCCAGAATTATCGTTCCTTCTGTCACTGACAGGCCGGGACTATTCTTAATTGACACGTAGGTCCTTGGTTGTTATGATTTATGTAATAAAATGAGAGAAGGGCTTATAGATGACAAAACGGTTTGGCTTAGTTGCTTTGAGTACTGTGGTTATCGCCATAGGTCTTTATTTATTCATGGCAGTAGCTTATCCTAACACTGTAAAGGTTGTCACCAAGGAAGAAATCCGTGATAAATTAGAGATTGCCTATCCGCAAATAGAAGGTTTATCTAAGGGCGAAGTACAGATTAAGTTTAACCAAGGGATTCAGGAAGAAGTTGAGGGGTTTGCTGCTAAGCTGAATACACCTGATCACAGTGGCAAGATTAGCTATAAGATAGAATATAACGACCACCACTTGCTTAGTGTAACGCTCAGCGAAATGCTTTACGTTAAACATGCAGCACATCCTATGACCTATTTGAAAGCTTTCACGATAAACACCAAGACAGGCGAATTTTATCAGTTAAAAGATATTTTTAAACAAGGTACAGGGTATAAGGAAAAGATAAACTTAGTGATTGAGCAGCAAATTGCCGAACAAAAGATACCACTGCTTAAGCCTTTTAAAGGTATAAGTGATAACCAGGATTTTTATCTTTCGCAAGATGGACTCGTTGTTTATTATCAGCTTTATGAATATACCCCTTATGTCTACGGCTTTCCCAGGTTTACCATTCCTTACGGACAAATTAGTGATATGATGGCAATAAAATAGTATAGTAAGAACAATTCCTTGCAGCACTAGGATATGATAAGACAAGTGTTCTTCTAATCTGACTTAAAATGCGTTATCGATAAGCGATAACGCATTTTTTACGGAATCAGAAAGTATAACACTTTCTTGATTCCAAGTAAGAACGACTAAGGCTTCTGCCTGCGTCTGAGGACTTGGCCTAAGCCAAGTCTTTTCTTATACGAATAGTAATAATTTAGCAGAATTTTCATAGAATCTAACGAATTAAAGTTTTGGGCGATAAAAACTAAACATGCCTAGTAAGAATACTATCTAATTTGACTATGTGGTGGCTAATAATACATTACTTTCTAGCATTAAAAATCCATATTGTAATGCTTATGACATTTTTAAACCTTTATGGGCAAAGCTTTTCATATAAGAATTACGTGGAAGGATGTAAGAGCTATGAAAAATTATAAAGTGCCACCCAAACAAGGGCTTTATGATCCGCAATTTGAACATGATTCCTGCGGTATGGGATTTGTAGTCAGTATAAAAGGTGAAAAATCAAATGAAATACTCCGTCG
This window encodes:
- a CDS encoding DUF3298 and DUF4163 domain-containing protein, whose protein sequence is MTKRFGLVALSTVVIAIGLYLFMAVAYPNTVKVVTKEEIRDKLEIAYPQIEGLSKGEVQIKFNQGIQEEVEGFAAKLNTPDHSGKISYKIEYNDHHLLSVTLSEMLYVKHAAHPMTYLKAFTINTKTGEFYQLKDIFKQGTGYKEKINLVIEQQIAEQKIPLLKPFKGISDNQDFYLSQDGLVVYYQLYEYTPYVYGFPRFTIPYGQISDMMAIK